Proteins encoded within one genomic window of Alkalilimnicola sp. S0819:
- a CDS encoding RT0821/Lpp0805 family surface protein: MPVRILLVLFSLVLSLLSACATREQTGTVVGAGAGAVIGEQVGEGTAGTLVGAIAGGLLGRQIGQWMDERDRQEVAQTLEYQPSGETTAWVNPDTGREFRVTPTETWVDAERDRPCRRFSMDIDGEVENVDGTACRVADGRWEIMESERD, translated from the coding sequence ATGCCTGTGCGTATCCTGTTGGTACTATTTTCCCTCGTCCTGTCCCTGCTCAGCGCCTGCGCCACCCGCGAGCAGACCGGCACGGTCGTGGGCGCCGGGGCGGGTGCCGTCATCGGGGAGCAGGTCGGTGAGGGCACAGCCGGCACCCTGGTGGGCGCCATCGCCGGAGGACTGCTGGGGCGGCAGATCGGCCAGTGGATGGACGAGCGCGATCGCCAGGAGGTGGCACAGACCCTGGAATACCAGCCCAGTGGTGAAACGACCGCCTGGGTCAATCCGGACACCGGACGGGAGTTCCGGGTCACCCCCACCGAGACCTGGGTGGATGCCGAGCGGGATCGCCCCTGCCGGCGCTTCAGCATGGATATCGACGGCGAAGTGGAGAATGTCGACGGAACGGCCTGCCGGGTGGCGGATGGCCGCTGGGAGATCATGGAAAGCGAGCGCGATTGA
- a CDS encoding alpha/beta fold hydrolase, whose translation MPYFKHQGHPVYYELGEGAPDAPTLVMVNGLTQATRHWAPYQQTLADRGIRLLSFDLLGQGESAKPVLGLEFEDNVAVLESLLDHLGLERAYVAGISFGGIVALKFAIEHPERCAGLIPMSTFSEMDARLRAIGGTLYQGMARVGFEYLVELFTSYNFSAQWLERHAERIPEMRRQSSAGNQLYAIQNLMESIARFQGFTAELARITAPTLILNGEHDALTPRSCHEILRQHIAGARLVLLPHVAHAFTLEVPEICTRIWAEFIEAVEAGRWEGDQSVWVAAENAEAEPLLSPCSGDHTRAIPV comes from the coding sequence ATGCCCTACTTCAAGCACCAGGGTCACCCCGTCTACTACGAACTCGGTGAAGGCGCCCCCGATGCGCCCACCCTGGTGATGGTCAACGGTCTGACCCAGGCCACCCGCCACTGGGCGCCCTACCAGCAGACCTTGGCCGATCGCGGCATACGGCTGCTCAGCTTCGACCTGCTGGGCCAGGGGGAATCCGCCAAGCCCGTGCTGGGGCTGGAGTTCGAGGACAATGTGGCGGTGCTGGAGAGCCTGCTGGATCACCTGGGGCTGGAGCGGGCCTACGTGGCCGGCATTTCCTTCGGCGGCATCGTCGCCCTGAAGTTTGCCATCGAACACCCTGAGCGCTGCGCCGGGCTGATCCCCATGAGCACCTTCAGCGAGATGGACGCGCGCCTGCGCGCCATCGGCGGGACGCTCTACCAGGGCATGGCGCGGGTGGGCTTCGAGTACCTGGTGGAGCTGTTCACCAGCTACAACTTCAGCGCCCAGTGGCTGGAGCGCCACGCCGAGCGCATCCCCGAGATGCGCCGCCAGAGCAGCGCCGGCAACCAGCTCTACGCCATTCAGAACCTGATGGAATCCATCGCCCGCTTCCAGGGCTTCACCGCGGAACTCGCCCGCATCACCGCCCCCACCCTGATCCTCAACGGCGAACACGATGCGCTCACCCCGCGCAGCTGCCACGAGATCCTGCGCCAACACATCGCCGGCGCACGGCTGGTGCTGCTGCCCCACGTGGCCCACGCCTTCACCCTGGAAGTGCCCGAGATCTGCACGCGGATCTGGGCGGAGTTCATCGAGGCGGTGGAAGCCGGTCGCTGGGAGGGGGACCAGAGCGTCTGGGTGGCGGCGGAGAACGCCGAGGCCGAGCCGCTGCTCAGCCCCTGCTCGGGCGATCACACCCGGGCGATCCCGGTCTGA
- the glk gene encoding glucokinase → MSVPALIGDIGGTNCRLALYRPGEGIAGRWRARRADFPGLEAAIAHYLRALPAAERPRRAALAVAAPIAGDEVLMTNTGWTFSVRGMRAALDLDELRVLNDFAALALALPVLAPADRLAIGPERVPGPGPLAVLGPGTGLGTALSVPAAGHWVAVPGEGGHVSLAALNRREAAVIERLRLRFDHVSAERLLSGPGLLLLYRTLAEVSRRGPRAEDPEQVSRGALDGSDELAADALDMFFKMLGSTAGNLALSAGARGGVYLAGGILPPLREALQRSGFRERFIAKGRFREYLDPLPTWLITHPHPAELGLAALLDGLGEVSP, encoded by the coding sequence ATGAGCGTGCCCGCCCTGATCGGCGATATCGGTGGCACCAACTGCCGCCTTGCCCTGTATCGCCCCGGCGAGGGTATCGCCGGGCGATGGCGGGCGCGCCGAGCGGATTTTCCCGGTCTGGAAGCGGCCATCGCCCATTATCTGCGTGCCCTGCCCGCCGCCGAGCGCCCCCGGCGCGCCGCGCTGGCGGTGGCCGCCCCCATCGCCGGCGACGAAGTGCTGATGACCAACACCGGCTGGACCTTCTCGGTGCGGGGCATGCGTGCCGCCCTGGACCTGGACGAGCTGCGGGTGCTGAACGATTTCGCCGCCCTGGCCCTGGCCTTGCCGGTGCTTGCGCCCGCCGACCGCCTCGCCATTGGGCCCGAGCGCGTGCCCGGCCCCGGGCCGCTGGCCGTGCTGGGGCCCGGGACCGGGCTGGGCACGGCGCTCAGCGTGCCCGCCGCCGGGCACTGGGTGGCGGTGCCGGGCGAGGGGGGGCATGTCAGCCTGGCGGCGCTCAACCGCCGGGAAGCGGCGGTCATCGAGCGGCTGCGTCTGCGCTTCGATCATGTCTCCGCCGAGCGGCTGCTGTCCGGGCCGGGCCTGTTGCTGCTCTACCGCACCCTGGCCGAGGTCAGCCGTCGCGGCCCCCGGGCCGAGGACCCGGAGCAGGTCAGTCGGGGCGCGCTGGACGGCAGTGACGAACTGGCCGCCGATGCCCTGGACATGTTCTTCAAGATGCTCGGTTCCACGGCGGGCAATCTGGCCCTGAGCGCCGGGGCCCGGGGCGGGGTGTATCTCGCCGGGGGCATCCTGCCGCCCCTGCGTGAAGCCCTGCAGCGCTCGGGCTTTCGCGAGCGTTTCATCGCCAAGGGGCGTTTCCGGGAGTACCTGGACCCGCTGCCCACCTGGCTCATTACCCACCCGCATCCGGCCGAGCTGGGGCTGGCCGCGCTGCTCGATGGCCTGGGCGAAGTCTCCCCGTAG
- a CDS encoding DUF1269 domain-containing protein encodes MRRLYFLAPDVSTTRRIVRDLLLNHVAEEHIHLIARRDVPLEDLPEASMAQKSDLIPALERGAAAGAATGAVAGLVAVAVPPAGIVLGGGAVLGAALAGAGFGAWAASMMGISTPNSRLKKFEEAVEAGQVLMLVDVKRGRVDEVEALIRAHHPEATISGTEPHMPNFP; translated from the coding sequence ATGCGACGCCTGTACTTCCTCGCCCCGGATGTATCCACGACCCGGCGCATCGTGCGGGATCTGCTGCTAAACCACGTGGCCGAGGAGCACATCCACCTGATCGCGCGGCGTGATGTGCCGCTGGAGGACCTCCCCGAGGCCTCCATGGCCCAGAAGAGCGACCTGATTCCGGCCCTGGAGCGGGGCGCCGCCGCCGGGGCCGCCACCGGCGCCGTAGCCGGGCTGGTGGCGGTGGCCGTACCGCCGGCGGGCATCGTACTGGGCGGTGGCGCGGTGCTGGGCGCGGCGCTCGCCGGAGCGGGCTTCGGCGCGTGGGCGGCCAGCATGATGGGCATCTCCACCCCCAACAGCCGGCTGAAGAAATTCGAAGAGGCGGTGGAGGCTGGCCAGGTATTGATGCTGGTGGACGTCAAGCGCGGGCGGGTGGACGAGGTGGAGGCGCTGATCCGCGCCCATCACCCCGAAGCGACCATCAGCGGCACTGAGCCGCACATGCCGAATTTTCCCTGA
- a CDS encoding DUF2235 domain-containing protein — MRRLVICCDGTWNTPDQREDDALCPSNVVKLARAVCPQAPDGTTQSVFYDTGVGTGPWLDKLTGGAFGHGLSRNVRKAYRYLVHNYVPGDQIWLFGFSRGAYTARSTAGLIRNCGLLHKTRADRIEEAYAMYRDPAVHPDDETARRFRAQYAQQAEIHFLGVWDTVGALGIPLRGLNALTRRRYEFHDVKLSRIIRHACQALAIDEQRGAFRPALWRNTPAPGQRVEQVWFPGVHANIGGGYRDSGLSNLALHWMARKAAQAGLALDQAWLDTACVPDWGGALRESRRGLYRLLQRHPRPIGAAVGEAVHPGALHRYRDAVQAYAPDNLRHWLERRDGAPSPETAPSPETARE; from the coding sequence ATGCGGCGACTGGTGATCTGCTGTGACGGTACCTGGAACACCCCCGATCAGCGCGAGGACGATGCGCTCTGCCCCAGCAATGTGGTGAAACTGGCCCGCGCCGTGTGCCCGCAGGCGCCGGACGGCACCACCCAGAGCGTGTTCTACGACACCGGGGTCGGCACCGGCCCCTGGCTGGACAAGCTGACCGGGGGCGCCTTTGGCCATGGTCTGTCGCGCAACGTGCGCAAAGCCTATCGGTATCTGGTGCACAACTACGTACCGGGGGACCAGATCTGGCTGTTCGGTTTCAGCCGCGGCGCCTACACGGCACGCAGCACGGCGGGCCTCATCCGCAACTGCGGGCTGCTGCACAAGACCCGGGCCGATCGCATCGAGGAGGCCTATGCCATGTACCGCGACCCCGCGGTGCACCCGGATGACGAGACCGCCAGGCGCTTTCGCGCCCAGTACGCCCAGCAGGCCGAGATCCACTTTCTGGGGGTGTGGGATACCGTGGGTGCCTTGGGCATCCCCCTGCGCGGGCTCAATGCGCTCACCCGCCGGCGCTATGAGTTCCACGATGTGAAGCTCAGCCGCATCATCCGCCACGCCTGCCAGGCGCTCGCCATCGACGAGCAACGCGGCGCCTTCCGCCCCGCGCTATGGCGCAACACGCCCGCACCGGGTCAGCGGGTGGAGCAGGTCTGGTTCCCCGGCGTGCACGCCAATATCGGCGGCGGCTACCGGGACAGCGGGCTGAGCAACCTCGCCCTGCACTGGATGGCCCGCAAGGCGGCCCAGGCCGGGCTGGCGCTGGACCAGGCGTGGCTGGACACCGCCTGCGTGCCGGACTGGGGCGGGGCGCTGCGGGAATCCCGCCGTGGCCTGTACCGCCTGTTGCAGCGGCACCCGCGACCCATCGGCGCGGCGGTGGGTGAGGCGGTACACCCCGGGGCCTTGCACCGCTACCGGGATGCGGTTCAGGCTTACGCGCCCGATAATCTGCGACACTGGCTGGAGCGGCGCGACGGCGCGCCCAGCCCCGAAACCGCCCCCAGTCCCGAAACCGCCCGAGAGTAG
- the dinB gene encoding DNA polymerase IV: protein MSRKIIHLDMDAFFASVEQRDDPRLKGRPVIVGGDPHGRGVVAAASYEARRFGIHSAMAASRALRLCPDGVFLRPRFEAYRAESRRIQAIFRRYTPLVEPLSLDEAYLDVSECRACRGSATLIAQRIKAEIRERTGLTASAGVSYNKFLAKLASDMDKPDGLYLIRPGEGEAFMAELPVGRFHGVGQATEARMHALGIKTGADLREWTPEALQAAFGSRGAFFHAIARGEDPRPVRPVRVRKSIGSETTFSRDLADPEQMLAALRPLAEEVLATLAAKKLCAQTLTLKVKYHDFRQITRAHTGVRPLAGVEQVMDLLQRLLARTDADRVPVRLLGVTVSGLQPLEEGTGQLTLF from the coding sequence ATGAGCCGCAAGATCATTCACCTGGATATGGACGCCTTCTTCGCGTCCGTGGAGCAACGGGATGATCCGCGGCTCAAGGGGCGGCCGGTGATCGTCGGCGGCGACCCCCACGGGCGGGGTGTGGTGGCGGCGGCAAGCTACGAGGCCCGGCGTTTCGGCATCCACTCCGCCATGGCCGCCTCCCGGGCGCTGCGGCTTTGCCCGGACGGGGTCTTCCTGCGGCCACGTTTCGAGGCCTATCGGGCCGAGTCCCGGCGCATCCAGGCCATCTTCCGCCGCTACACGCCGCTGGTGGAGCCCCTGTCCCTGGACGAGGCCTATCTGGATGTGAGCGAGTGCCGGGCCTGCCGGGGCTCCGCCACCCTGATCGCGCAACGGATCAAGGCGGAGATTCGCGAGCGCACAGGCCTGACCGCCTCGGCCGGGGTGTCCTACAACAAGTTCCTCGCCAAACTCGCCTCGGACATGGACAAGCCCGATGGGCTTTACCTGATTCGCCCCGGCGAGGGCGAGGCCTTCATGGCCGAACTGCCCGTGGGCCGTTTCCACGGCGTGGGCCAGGCCACCGAGGCGCGCATGCACGCCCTGGGCATCAAGACCGGGGCGGACCTGCGGGAATGGACGCCGGAAGCGCTGCAGGCGGCCTTCGGGTCCCGGGGGGCGTTCTTCCACGCCATTGCCCGTGGGGAAGACCCGCGGCCGGTGCGCCCGGTGCGGGTGCGCAAGTCCATCGGCAGCGAAACGACCTTTTCCCGAGACCTGGCCGACCCCGAGCAGATGCTGGCGGCGCTGCGCCCCCTGGCCGAGGAAGTGCTGGCGACGCTGGCCGCCAAGAAGCTCTGCGCCCAGACCCTGACCCTGAAGGTGAAATACCACGACTTCCGCCAGATCACCCGGGCCCACACCGGGGTCAGACCGCTGGCGGGCGTGGAGCAGGTCATGGATCTGTTGCAGCGCCTGCTGGCGCGCACCGACGCGGACCGGGTGCCGGTGCGCCTGCTGGGGGTGACGGTATCCGGCCTGCAGCCGCTGGAAGAGGGGACGGGTCAGCTGACCCTGTTCTGA
- the lon gene encoding endopeptidase La, giving the protein MGMEQDYHTNETTPRQPAGEPALPEDALIILPVRNMVLFPGVILPLSVGRPPSIAAAQAVAQADRPIGILLQRDPATERPGPDDLYALGCGASVLRYVTAPDGVHHLICQGERRFRVREYLSGYEYPVARVAWLDEDAAEPLDAELAARLHRLKQQAVEALQFFPQAPQELRGAIEAMDSPGALADLIASFMDVKPEEKQQLLETLDLRERLDRVLELLGQRLEVMRLSEQISQRTRETLTEQQRKHLLREQLRTIRQELGEDEGESEDLRELRERLAQAGLPEEAHEQATRELARLERMPEASTEYSMSRTYLDWLIKLPWSRLDEERLDIEQARAVLEQDHYGLERIKRRILEYLAVRKLNPEGRSPILCFVGPPGVGKTSLGQSIAHAVGLKFVRASLGGVHDEAQIRGHRRTYVGALPGEIIQGINKAGTRNPVFMLDEMDKLGGGAFHGDPSAALLEVLDPEQNTHFRDNYLGVDFDLSKVLFIATANVLDAIPGPLRDRMEVIELSGYTEEEKVEIARRYLVARQLRQNGLTPEQCRIEGEALREIVRGYTREAGARNLERNIGAVCRNVAMRIAEGKVASVTVGAADLPAILGARRFENESAMRTSVPGVATGLAWTPVGGDILFIEASLAPGKGRLILTGQLGDVMKESAQAALTLIKSRAAELGVSAQLFEENDIHVHVPAGAIPKDGPSAGVAMFLSLVSLLTERKLPADLAMTGEISLRGLVLPVGGIKEKCVAAAGAGIHKVMLPARNRKDLEDIPESARKQLEFIWLERVDEALLAALELRPRPRRERAGQD; this is encoded by the coding sequence ATGGGTATGGAGCAGGACTACCACACGAACGAAACGACGCCGAGGCAGCCCGCCGGCGAGCCCGCGCTGCCCGAGGATGCGCTGATCATCCTGCCGGTGCGGAACATGGTGCTGTTCCCCGGCGTGATCCTGCCCCTGAGCGTGGGGCGCCCCCCGTCCATCGCGGCGGCCCAGGCGGTGGCCCAGGCCGACCGCCCCATAGGCATACTGCTGCAGCGTGATCCGGCCACTGAACGCCCCGGCCCCGACGATTTGTACGCCCTGGGTTGCGGCGCCTCGGTGTTGCGTTACGTGACCGCGCCGGATGGCGTCCATCACCTCATCTGCCAGGGCGAGCGGCGCTTTCGGGTGCGCGAGTACCTGTCCGGGTACGAGTATCCCGTGGCTCGGGTGGCGTGGCTCGACGAGGATGCGGCGGAGCCGCTGGATGCGGAGCTGGCCGCCCGGCTGCACCGCTTGAAGCAGCAGGCGGTCGAGGCGCTGCAGTTCTTCCCCCAGGCCCCCCAGGAATTGCGCGGCGCGATAGAAGCCATGGACTCGCCGGGGGCGCTGGCTGATCTGATCGCCAGTTTCATGGACGTGAAGCCCGAGGAGAAGCAGCAGCTGCTGGAAACCCTGGACCTGCGCGAGCGCCTGGACCGGGTGCTGGAGTTGCTGGGCCAGCGCCTGGAGGTGATGCGCCTGTCCGAGCAGATCAGCCAGCGCACTCGCGAGACGCTCACCGAGCAGCAGCGCAAGCACCTGCTGCGCGAGCAGTTGCGCACCATCCGCCAGGAACTGGGCGAGGACGAGGGTGAAAGCGAGGACCTCCGCGAGCTGCGTGAGCGGCTGGCGCAGGCGGGCCTCCCGGAGGAAGCCCATGAGCAGGCCACGCGGGAGCTGGCGCGCCTGGAGCGCATGCCCGAGGCCTCCACCGAGTACTCCATGAGCCGCACCTACCTGGACTGGCTCATCAAGCTGCCCTGGAGCCGCCTGGATGAGGAGCGGCTGGACATCGAGCAGGCCCGCGCGGTGCTGGAGCAGGATCACTACGGCCTGGAGCGCATCAAACGGCGGATTCTGGAATACCTGGCGGTACGCAAGCTCAACCCCGAGGGGCGCAGCCCCATTCTGTGCTTCGTCGGCCCGCCCGGGGTGGGCAAGACGTCCCTGGGCCAGAGCATCGCCCATGCGGTGGGTTTGAAATTCGTGCGCGCCAGCCTGGGCGGGGTGCACGACGAGGCGCAGATCCGCGGCCACCGGCGCACCTACGTGGGGGCGCTGCCCGGCGAGATCATCCAGGGCATCAACAAGGCCGGCACCCGCAACCCGGTGTTCATGCTCGACGAAATGGACAAGCTCGGCGGTGGCGCCTTCCACGGCGACCCCTCCGCCGCCTTGCTGGAAGTGCTGGACCCGGAGCAGAACACCCATTTCCGCGACAACTACCTGGGCGTGGATTTCGACCTGAGCAAGGTGCTGTTCATCGCCACCGCCAACGTGCTGGACGCCATTCCCGGGCCGCTGCGCGATCGCATGGAGGTGATCGAGCTGAGCGGTTACACCGAGGAGGAAAAGGTGGAGATCGCCCGGCGTTACCTGGTTGCCCGCCAGCTGCGCCAGAACGGGCTGACGCCCGAGCAGTGCCGCATCGAGGGGGAGGCCCTGCGCGAGATCGTGCGCGGCTATACCCGGGAGGCGGGCGCGCGCAACCTGGAGCGCAACATCGGCGCGGTGTGTCGCAATGTGGCCATGCGCATTGCCGAGGGCAAGGTGGCGTCGGTCACCGTGGGCGCGGCGGATCTGCCGGCGATCCTCGGCGCCCGGCGCTTCGAGAACGAGAGCGCCATGCGCACCAGCGTGCCGGGGGTGGCCACGGGCCTCGCCTGGACCCCCGTGGGCGGGGATATCCTGTTCATCGAAGCCAGCCTGGCGCCGGGCAAGGGCCGGCTGATCCTCACCGGCCAGCTTGGCGATGTGATGAAGGAGAGCGCCCAGGCCGCACTCACCCTGATCAAGAGCCGCGCCGCCGAGCTGGGCGTGTCCGCGCAGTTGTTCGAGGAGAACGACATACACGTGCACGTGCCCGCCGGCGCCATCCCCAAGGATGGGCCCAGTGCCGGGGTGGCCATGTTTCTCTCGCTGGTCTCCCTGCTCACCGAGCGCAAGCTGCCGGCGGACCTGGCCATGACCGGCGAGATCAGCCTGCGGGGGCTGGTACTGCCCGTGGGCGGCATCAAGGAGAAATGCGTGGCGGCGGCCGGGGCGGGGATTCACAAGGTCATGCTCCCGGCGCGCAATCGCAAGGATCTGGAGGACATCCCCGAGAGCGCCCGCAAGCAGCTGGAGTTCATCTGGCTGGAGCGAGTGGACGAGGCGCTGCTGGCGGCGCTGGAGCTGCGGCCGCGGCCCCGGCGCGAGCGGGCCGGGCAGGACTGA
- a CDS encoding HPF/RaiA family ribosome-associated protein translates to MGPQPQISFHGLNHSEEVASYVRERAARLARLCESATSCRVVLERPHAPHRPGEHSGNELRVRVEVGLPEKRLLIGDKCRVQTPLLRLETLVREAFEAVERQIPPAVH, encoded by the coding sequence ATGGGTCCGCAGCCACAGATCAGTTTTCACGGGCTGAACCATTCCGAGGAAGTGGCAAGCTATGTGCGCGAGCGCGCCGCGCGGCTGGCACGGCTTTGCGAGAGCGCCACGTCCTGCCGGGTGGTGCTGGAGCGCCCGCACGCCCCGCACCGCCCGGGGGAGCACAGTGGCAACGAGCTGCGTGTGCGGGTGGAAGTGGGCCTGCCCGAGAAACGACTCCTGATCGGCGACAAGTGTCGCGTGCAAACCCCCTTGCTGCGCCTGGAGACTCTGGTGCGGGAGGCCTTCGAGGCCGTGGAGCGGCAGATTCCGCCGGCTGTGCATTAA